A single window of Aspergillus flavus chromosome 4, complete sequence DNA harbors:
- a CDS encoding uncharacterized protein (expressed protein) produces MTNLQFCLSAWMGLKCVSQPDQNAVQSLTMFLLNSSDPIAFFLGLGVQIILCGQRISSPMHLKPDVIAHALHGIITKNVRSDEQILLFVTACMAKEGLCLDLPKTEETTTLRRFFDEIIAINTLPLQPSNELREYARLRFQMFNHRSSMRLAFPAPINIRLVLHDIEAWVAEASKPESLSENDTVRKLSESIASTAAFLRLLTRDLWVESPEALRCITEKFNLYGQMVMVSQGLEMANGIGQLSAFYGSLSVFRESLKKQIEDNWD; encoded by the coding sequence ATGACAAATCTGCAATTCTGTCTTTCAGCTTGGATGGGATTAAAATGTGTCTCTCAGCCGGACCAAAATGCAGTTCAGTCACTGACAATGTTTCTCCTGAATTCTTCCGACCCAATTGCTTTTTTCCTGGGATTGGGGGTTCAGATCATTCTCTGTGGCCAGAGAATATCTAGCCCGATGCACCTGAAACCGGATGTTATTGCGCACGCTTTACACGGGATCATCACAAAAAATGTTCGATCCGACGAGCAGATACTGCTTTTCGTGACTGCTTGTATGGCAAAGGAAGGCTTATGTCTTGATTTACCAAAAACCGAAGAAACAACAACTCTGCGGCGATTCTTTGACGAGATCATCGCAATCAATACCCTTCCACTACAACCCAGCAACGAGCTTCGCGAGTATGCAAGGCTGAGGTTCCAAATGTTTAATCATCGCTCATCCATGCGTCTTGCGTTCCCAGCACCAATCAACATTCGGCTTGTACTTCACGATATCGAGGCCTGGGTTGCCGAAGCATCAAAGCCCGAAAGCCTAAGTGAAAATGATACTGTTCGCAAGCTTTCAGAAAGTATTGCTTCGACTGCCGCTTTCTTACGATTACTTACGAGAGATCTATGGGTTGAGTCGCCGGAAGCCCTCAGGTGTATCACTGAAAAGTTTAATCTGTACGGACAGATGGTGATGGTAAGCCAGGGCCTAGAGATGGCGAATGGTATTGGACAACTTTCTGCATTTTATGGTTCTTTATCTGTTTTTCGTGAATCTTTGAAGAAGCAGATAGAAGATAATTGGGACTGA
- a CDS encoding uncharacterized protein (expressed protein), with protein sequence MFHITNFIQSFGACLPISATKPPTAVEAINEILAKQNALPSPRSRLSTSYRDTNEVVFQKYMTREELGVLDLIEAEVTWGTSILSFSGYEYKDGNFRIMFSTRLRRRPKTICVVSCPRLIDARRMTPDERDLLKIKIDAAWETIPWKHLEERAGIDRNDWFVVI encoded by the coding sequence ATGTTCCACATTACGAACTTTATCCAATCCTTTGGAGCCTGTCTCCCCATATCAGCCACGAAACCACCGACGGCTGTCGAAGCTATCAATGAGATACTGGCCAAACAAAATGCCCTTCCATCGCCAAGAAGCAGACTATCCACATCTTACAGGGATACCAATGAAGTGGTTTTTCAAAAATACATGACAAGAGAAGAACTTGGGGTGCTAGATCTTATCGAGGCCGAGGTGACATGGGGAACTTCTATTCTCAGCTTCTCCGGCTACGAGTACAAGGATGGTAATTTTCGCATCATGTTTTCAACTCGCTTGCGACGGCGGCCGAAGACAATATGTGTAGTGTCTTGCCCACGGCTTATCGATGCCAGGAGGATGACCCCAGATGAGCGGGATTTGCTTAAGATCAAAATTGATGCTGCATGGGAAACCATACCATGGAAACACCTGGAGGAAAGGGCTGGTATAGACCGAAATGATTGGTTTGTTGTTATCTGA
- a CDS encoding lysine 2,3-aminomutase: MRRVYWRSLYRHRLGIRWHATTSPCTSLDDSRHLPSAAAASRISYWKRIPAWSEVTESEFIDYKWQMKNSLQSPKALLNFLAAVLPAEIRSSSTQDYVTRAEFIADVATGMKKAPMAVRLTPHILSLINWKEAYSDPIRRQFIPIASSFKPDHPQLQLDSLHETHDSPVKGLVHRYPDKVLFLATSVCPVYCRFCTRSYSVGQQTETVSKKRFLPLQKYWEPMFEYIARTPEVTDVVVSGGDTFFLEPSQLREIGTTLLGIDHIRRIRFASKGLSVCPSRILDPSDEWTRVLIEISNRGREKGKNIALHTHFNHPQEISWITEHAAQKLFHNAVTVRNQTVLLNKVNNNVPTMKRLIRKLADNNIQPYYVYQGDMVQGVEDLRTPLRDILHIESHIRGTIAGFMTPSFVVDLPGGGGKRLASTFENYDTRTGVSRFLAPGVKGNTVHQYYDPLWSLPEGSQTL, from the exons ATGCGGAGGGTCTACTGGAGATCACTTTATCGCCATCGACTGGGGATCCGGTGGCACGCCACAACTAGCCCATGTACTTCCTTGGACGATTCAAGACATCTACCGTCAGCCGCTGCCGCCTCTCGCATATCGTATTGGAAGCGCATCCCGGCGTGGAGTGAGGTCACTGAGAGTGAATTCATAGATTACAAATGGCAG ATGAAAAACTCTCTTCAATCCCCTAAGGCGTTACTCAATTTCCTCGCCGCTGTTCTACCAGCTGAGATCCGTTCTTCATCCACACAGGATTATGTCACGCGTGCTGAATTTATTGCCGATGTTGCAACTGGGATGAAAAAGGCGCCAATGGCAGTCCGACTGACACCCCATATCTTGTCCCTGATTAACTGGAAGGAGGCCTATTCAGATCCAATTCGGAGACAGTTTATCCCCATCGCCTCCTCTTTTAAACCGGATCATCCCCAACTTCAGCTAGACTCATTGCATGAAACGCATGACTCCCCCGTCAAGGGCCTAGTGCACCGTTACCCGGACAAAGTCCTTTTCTTAG CAACATCGGTCTGCCCCGTTTACTGTCGATTTTGTACACGCTCCTATTCGGTGGGACAGCAAACTGAAACCGTGTCCAAGAAACGTTTTCTTCCTTTACAGAAATACTGGGAGCCGATGTTTGAGTATATCGCAAGAACACCGGAAGTAACGGATGTTGTAGTTTCTGGCGGTGACACCTTCTTCCTTGAGCCTTCACAGTTGCGGGAAATTGGGACCACACTTCTAGGGATTGACCATATTCGCCGAATCCGATTCGCAAGCAAGGGACTGTCAGTTTGTCCTTCACGGATCCTAGATCCAAGCGATGAATGGACGCGGGTCCTGATTGAGATCAGTAATCGAGGacgagagaagggaaagaataTAGCCCTCCACACGCACTTCAACCATCCCCAAGAAATATCATGGATCACTGAGCACGCGGCTCAGAAGCTGTTTCACAATGCTGTGACCGTTCGGAATCAGACTGTCTTGCTTAATAAAGTGAACAACAATGTCCCTACTATGAAGCGGTTAATTCGAAAATTAGCGGACAACAATATCCAGCCG TACTATGTCTACCAAGGGGATATGGTTCAAGGCGTTGAGGATTTGCGTACGCCGCTCCGTGATATCCTCCATATCGAATCCCACATTCGAGGCACAATCGCTGGGTTTATGACGCCATCTTTCGTCGTAGATCTCCCCGGGGGTGGAGGAAAGCGTCTGGCGTCAACGTTTGAGAATTATGATACGAGAACCGGAGTATCTAGGTTTCTTGCGCCTGGCGTCAAGGGCAATACAGTTCATCAGTACTACGATCCATTGTGGTCATTGCCTGAGGGGAGCCAAACCCTATAA
- a CDS encoding heterokaryon incompatibility protein-domain-containing protein, translating to MWLLNARTVTLEDFFESQAPSYAILSHTWGAEEVSFQDIQERQEVCKKKKGYQKIIHTCRQALKDGLEYAWVDTCCIDKSSSSELSEAINSMFRWYGKAAVCYAFLADVLPGCDPRDTQGPFATSRWFTRGWTLQELLAPENIVFYASDWSQIASKTELRKELNLITGVDVRYLSSGRARHVTIDSPSRFGKPPGSVSDSTRRKLHQASVAERMSWASSRQTTRTEDLAYCLLGIFGISMPLIYGEGERAFVRLQEEIIKSSNDQSILAWGYLEPWKSREDNQSELYAQVRVNEKRMGVLAHSPAAFRGCGSIIPSLVDKGNSLPLSVTNKGLHICLPVSDGEFPVALLRCRPVDNPTIVLAVNVKHVQGNIYSRADDMIEWVDHRTWSRWPRKEIYLSLDEHLEEELHESEFSYPGSSIFIRHVPDTFSVQELSPYTRDMATSIFPPNYKTISPGLSPCTGNIALLFTSKQDSRKVALYFSLTKLPRVGASPLMMRKETFLMSVPCHLTNNEARDYLYHRSTWKNASNYIWCGADALYCSVTLQRVARVPLFVIDIRLSSRSSDLLWFRIQNLIPVRMRVFLSRLSRLWESLHFLFNTRLPIVIFISLAADLMFRLVFILLVIPYNFVMKPEILWLRTPASQLHAIALSCMACTLHSNRKEELVGNGSHFLAFLYSLPISFIVPTLSLVLKSLLVLLMHSVWAIPFIIVVMVFSPAFIVMNWMFRRSLPYGLPIFSP from the coding sequence ATGTGGCTCTTGAATGCTAGAACAGTCACTTTAGAAGACTTCTTCGAAAGTCAAGCCCCTTCGTACGCCATCCTCTCCCACACATGGGGAGCAGAGGAGGTCAGTTTCCAAGACATTCAAGAACGTCAGGAAGTCtgtaaaaagaagaaaggatatcAGAAGATTATTCATACCTGCCGTCAAGCTCTAAAGGATGGACTTGAATATGCATGGGTTGACACCTGCTGTATCGACAAGAGCAGCAGCTCGGAACTCTCCGAGGCCATCAACTCCATGTTCCGTTGGTACGGCAAGGCTGCTGTTTGTTATGCCTTTCTGGCCGATGTACTGCCCGGTTGTGATCCGCGTGATACTCAAGGCCCCTTCGCGACAAGTCGCTGGTTTACAAGAGGGTGGACGCTGCAGGAGCTGTTAGCCCCGGAGAATATAGTCTTCTACGCATCCGACTGGTCACAGATTGCAAGTAAGACTGAATTGCGCAAGGAGCTGAATTTAATCACTGGGGTTGATGTGAGATATCTCTCAAGCGGGAGAGCGAGACATGTCACCATTGATAGTCCATCCAGATTCGGTAAGCCGCCTGGCTCTGTCAGTGACAGTACAAGGCGAAAGCTGCACCAAGCAAGTGTCGCCGAGAGAATGAGTTGGGCTTCATCTCGCCAAACCACCCGCACAGAGGATTTGGCTTATTGCCTTCTGGGGATCTTCGGAATAAGCATGCCCTTGATATATGGAGAGGGCGAAAGGGCCTTCGTGAGACTTCAGGAAGAGATTATCAAATCCTCCAACGATCAGTCCATTCTTGCTTGGGGTTATTTGGAACCCTGGAAAAGTCGTGAAGACAACCAGTCGGAGTTATATGCTCAGGTGCGAGTCAATGAAAAACGAATGGGAGTCTTGGCTCACTCGCCAGCGGCCTTTAGGGGCTGTGGGTCTATTATCCCCTCTTTAGTCGACAAAGGTAATAGCCTTCCCCTTTCCGTGACGAATAAAGGATTGCATATCTGTCTCCCAGTGTCCGACGGCGAGTTTCCTGTCGCACTGTTGAGATGTCGACCTGTGGATAACCCTACTATTGTGTTGGCTGTTAACGTCAAACACGTTCAagggaatatatatagtagagCGGATGATATGATTGAGTGGGTGGACCATAGAACCTGGTCTAGGTggccaagaaaggaaattTATCTTTCCTTAGACGAACACCTGGAAGAAGAGTTACATGAGAGTGAATTTTCCTACCCCGGCAGCAGCATTTTCATACGCCATGTTCCGGACACCTTTTCCGTACAGGAACTATCGCCCTACACGCGAGATATGGCCACGAGCATATTCCCACCGAACTACAAGACGATTTCTCCAGGACTATCGCCTTGCACGGGAAACATAGCGTTACTTTTCACGTCCAAGCAAGATAGTCGCAAGGTTGCACTATATTTCAGTCTCACCAAGCTACCTCGTGTGGGCGCTTCCcccttgatgatgagaaaagaaacgtTCTTGATGAGCGTGCCTTGCCATCTCACAAATAACGAAGCCCGTGATTATTTATATCATCGATCTACATGGAAGAATGCCTCAAACTACATCTGGTGCGGTGCGGATGCTCTTTACTGTAGTGTCACGCTTCAAAGGGTTGCCCGAGTTCCGCTGTTTGTCATTGATATTCGACTTTCCTCGCGTAGTTCAGACCTCCTCTGGTTTCGAATACAAAATCTGATCCCAGTTCGCATGCGGGTGTTTCTTAGCAGACTTTCACGCCTCTGGGAATCGCTACACTTCCTGTTTAATACACGTTTACCCATCGTGATCTTTATCTCACTAGCTGCAGACCTTATGTTCAGACTGGTATTTATCCTGCTAGTGATTCCTTACAATTTTGTGATGAAACCAGAGATTCTATGGCTGAGGACTCCAGCGAGTCAATTGCATGCGATAGCTCTCTCGTGCATGGCGTGCACGCTACATTCTAATCGAAAAGAGGAACTTGTTGGCAACGGATCGCATTTCTTGGCGTTTCTGTACAGCTTGCCAATTTCTTTCATCGTGCCCACTCTATCTTTAGTACTCAAATCCTTACTAGTCCTTCTGATGCACAGCGTATGGGCGATTCCGTTCATCATAGTCGTCATGGTCTTCAGTCCTGCCTTCATCGTGATGAACTGGATGTTTCGAAGATCACTACCATACGGCCTGCCAATATTTTCGCCTTGA
- a CDS encoding FAD dependent oxidoreductase, giving the protein MTTHNPSYLIVGAGVFGVSTAYHLIQKYPNASVTLVDRDAYDAESRVAASWDWNKVVRADYDDKVYCQLALEAQDIFKSDPLWKPHFHQTGVYWTCRSSYAQNVITNHKELGRNDDIIALPVAEARKLYGGIFDNADYTGVKEVLINRASGWAAAGDALRAVTKKCLELGVKYVTADIATLQFDGRGSCTGVKTKSGQTLSATHVIVAAGAFTPTLLEWSAAASGNPGLRAEERILAAGITTGMAQLNEEQYEKFKDMPVGFQGYTPNEGKPFIGSIPPTKDRELKWWGSKIFTNTREVLPGRYISSPPPTFDYNQWKVPGPLKQDIVEARNLWYGPASADWKMTKHRICWDAFTTTSDFIISPHSASKGLYIATCGSFHGFKFFPVLGKYVVQMLEGELAPELIERWAWDRQRPDSSQNVEYPNAEMKHLLQPASKL; this is encoded by the exons ATGACCACACACAACCCCTCCTACCTCATTGTTGGTGCCGGTGTCTTTGGCGTGTCAACGGCCTATCATCTCATCCAGAAGTATCCCAATGCGTCGGTGACTCTGGTGGACCGAGATGCATACGACGCCGAGTCTCGTGTGGCGGCATCATGGGATTGGAACAAGGTTGTCCGCGCCGACTACGATGACAAGGTCTACTGCCAACTGGCTCTGGAGGCCCAGGACATTTTCAAATCGGATCCTCTTTGGAAGCCTCATTTCCACCAGACTGGCGTCTACTGGACGTGCCGCAGCAGCTATGCACAAAATGTCATCACCAATCATAAGGAGCTAGGCCGCAACGACGATATCATTGCCCTGCCTGTCGCAGAGGCCCGAAAGCTTTACGGTGGTATTTTTGACAACGCTGACTACACCGGTGTCAAGGAGGTTCTGATTAACAGGGCCAGTGGTTGGGCCGCCGCCGGTGATGCTCTTCGAGCAGTCACGAAAAAGTGCCTGGAATTGGGTGTCAAGTACGTGACGGCTGACATTGCTACTCTACAATTTGATGGTCGCGGTTCATGTACTGGGGTCAAGACCAAATCGGGACAGACCTTGTCGGCTACACATGTTATCGTCGCTGCTGGTGCTTTCACGCCCACCTTGCTGGAGTGGTCTGCTGCGGCGAGCGGCAATCCTGGCCTGCGAGCTGAAGAGAGAATTCTGGCCGCGGGAATTACAACGGGCATGGCGCAGCTCAATGAGGAGCAGTACGAGAAGTTCAAGGACATGCCCGTTGGCTTCCAAGGCTACACGCCCAATGAGG GCAAGCCCTTCATTGGTAGCATTCCTCCTACCAAGGACAGAGAGCTCAAGTGGTGGGGTTCTAAGATTTTCACCAACACCCGAGAGGTACTACCCGGTCGTTATATCTCATCGCCCCCTCCCACATTCGACTACAACCAGTGGAAGGTGCCTGGGCCTCTTAAGCAGGACATTGTTGAGGCCAGGAATCTATGGTATGGGCCCGCGAGCGCAGATTGGAAGATGACGAAACACCGAATTTGCTG GGACGCTTTCACCACTACCTCTGATTTTATCATTTCTCCTCACTCTGCCTCCAAGGGTCTCTACATCGCCACTTGTGGTTCGTTCCACGGCTTCAAGTTCTTTCCCGTGCTGGGCAAGTATGTCGTACAGATGCTTGAGGGCGAGTTAGCGCCAGAATTGATCGAGAGATGGGCTTGGGATCGGCAGCGTCCTGATTCGTCCCAAAACGTTGAGTATCCAAACGCTGAGATGAAGCATCTTTTGCAGCCTGCATCGAAGCTATAA